The sequence tgaaataaatgttttatatttgtcaaaaaaaaaatgattgtatttatgtgaatacaactaaagaatcattaaaaatgattattattgatgcaattttatagtgggttttgaatatccaaaaagaatattaagaaaattgcattgaaacatcaaagtataagaataacaatgagcatgactaatgttatttaaatacatgaggcatgtatttattgttcatcattccctgcagagaatgatacgaattgaagtcaattacttttaaagattcctcgtattagtcatgttatattatacattgttattacttgcaatgttggaaattattgaatctgacatatattaaagattaaattttgcatacatcttggagactatgcaaaaattgcattcatatattctttgaaagatcgtaaaagaaattgttgaataatttcttatatttttatgaatgaacaagtaataaatttttaagaaatttataataatgttctacttgttcaacgtcattccccgaagtgaatgtaatgattttaaataatcaatgacattatttactactcaaatatttccagaaaaaagtggaaacaaccaaaagatgagataccacacacaatcaaagtgcatgaaatttatatatcatgtgtgaaattgaataatagtggtcgcgtacctgtagtacggacatacttataatcaagataaaagtatacttgattattgaatagaatgtgaattgtacaaatttattgtacatttagaatatttaaatatcattccctaaagagaatgaatagacatgaaattctatttcaaagaatatagatttcacatatattggtaatgccagaagcaaattaatatatacatattttattatttcttgaaatcaatagtttcaaactattgttggtacatgatatgtaaatatatagttaccatataattcagtttgcatattcccaaaagtggatatataatttactaatatttgttagtgatccaatataatcaaagtgataaagaatcacaaaatgattagttgaaaagcttcctgaagaagtcttacatacaattgctactttgagtagtaaaatgtcttgttgtacatttaaatatataatatatcaagtcatgataattagactgatgaatagtctattaataaattagacgacttgttaaaaagatatcaggaaaaatgaatgatatgttatggttatatctatttgaccattacaataacatgatgaagttgtcatgtatcttttaaattatacacatcattgaattgatgatagtgattcctgaagagtgtatatgttttggagaataatataattatattattcgtgtatataaaaatgaaacttgtaatgattatgttgtaatgaatttacattacattttgaaagtttcattgaaatacaaattatagtgaacctgaagttcatgaattgaattattttgacatgatcaatcatatgcaataaattgtcaaagaatttgactaaattttgttgaagaaccagaagattcttctcattgttatttataaggctcaaaagaagaatgtgcatatatttgcacatagaaaatatttaaattatatttttttaacaatcttgagccattgttagatttttattgcatagtttcttatcgatgtgataagattatatgatcatgcatttacaaaatgtgtaaatttatgtatttctaattatacacgtatgactcattcttagaattgaattaagttcataaggattgaacttgaaactgaagtttattgaacctgaagttcaatgtcatatagtatatatgagtttaaataaatattgattcattgtgatatactgaaatccctacaggtatattaatattattagatatcacaatttttaaaaattctctcgatcagggggagagaagcagttgggatcgatgataatttttgaaaaatgatccttgcacaaagtatataagaacaatatagttcaaaatgatatataccaactgcaaatcaatattattcaaagttgagatagaatgagttgaaaacgcctgaagcgtaaatgaacaatgtagaaattattaataaatgttcatttgatttgccctgaagttgttaaatctagaggtactcatggagataccttaatgttataaagtattaaaatgataaccgtgatgaaaacggtactcgaaaagactcccaagagaagttagacataacacatttgatcataattgaatccctgaagtgattctatataggtacctataaatgataaacatatttgaaaaatatgtaatttaaagagatctctataagttatgtcaatatgggaggaaattatcatttattgaaatttttgtcgacaataaatattgaatgtttgcatatgcaataaactaacatgagatagcaaggatcatggtattagatttgtcgagaatcatcgacatacattttgatttttggccaaaatattatgacgcaatccaggcaaatttactcacataaagtgaagtaagacctgtagggtgtgcaaataaatatttctaatgagaaatttgcatatatgtatttgtacataatgaattgttgtacaaagtttgcatagacatgagattgattgaagtaaggcttaaatattgagaaaatataatcatgatttgattatagcctggaatatattttatgaggatttataagcgtcacataaatgttgcaacaaaaggttatttatttggagctcctaatatagtgagaatttgaaataagccttatctaaaaattctagaagaatttaatacatgtcttaagtgatataaattcaaagtcacGCGCattatatgacaaagatctttgtatgaaataaagacatgtaagtaaattattatttgaaaaatatctatggtttctatgcaatataaatacgtaaattatacgttgtgatagactcttgaagagtttttgattaattgaagaacaaacttttatttcttttgtatttcgagaaatattaatgtataaagtttgttcattagtattgaagtcctgaagtacttcgtatgtatcaagaattatagatatatgatcatttgatatggaaattaagatcataaaacaagatggaataaatatatggtcttggagtaccatcattgtcacaaatgaaaatttgtagtaccattaatgtgttatgttcatatctacttgaaattttaaattttcgtatgaacaaagttgtgtacacacatgaatgatacaattagttggataaagactaatgttccacgaacccctcatctataatttagaagtccatgcatactctggaagagttatagaaaatatatgatcaaagattatatatggtgatattttaaaagtgataacaataatcttatgagatatattatcaccaaaagaattatggatcatatgtgcatgagggggagacatattcatgttgcactctttttcccttagttcaggttttgtcccactgggttttcctggcaaggtttttaacgaggcaacttgcaaataattatgaatatgaaatatgtattgtactctttttttccttagctcagattttgtcccactgggtttttctgacaaggtttttaaagaggcaactttaaatcatgttaacatacttgcattttatgaaacAAGTAAAGAATGTgtgggagtgagatcattgacatagcatattcgggaaacatatggattgcactctataaagaagtatcaacacaaacaattctctatggataatactgcttgcatcgttcaactaaaaggaggtacattgaaggagatagagttagaacacatttcacgaaattcttctttatacgcttcaagaaaatgcatattggtgttcaacatattcaatcaagtgtcaatcttacaaacttattcacaaagttattaccaacatcaacatttgagaagacggcagacaagatcgaaattcgtcgattagaagatctccacaaatgtctaaatgagggggagggagttagtttacactatactctttttcctttgaccaagttttcagcaaaatttttaataaggcagctattatggacatccaagggggagtgttataaatattaataattatgtggatgtccaaatcttttatttattaccataattgtaatcaacattcctcttttccttagtttccctttttcttagtttcttaatatctcactcttgtatttgtataaatagggattcaccccattggaataaacaactcagaaattctcattcactttctctttctctcttcttcttctttcttctcatttactttatattattttatattattttataacaataacgaaattaatatgtaattgaagaaaattaacatatacatattaattgttatataaattacaggttctaaatcatatacaataggcaatctgataccacatgttagaaaaattaataataaactcaagatcaatttgtatataacattgaacacaataataattaggtatgcgtACCTGATTAATCTATAGCAATTACCTCAATTTGATCCATATAGCAATTATTtcaattcgatagtgcaatactatcaactaagtcttcctctctagatctctaaatcagaagcagtttatttatctgatcatCAAAGGCTTTAtttaactagaaaagcccacacttctgcttcacctagactttacacatagatgctaagcccattaacaattgatcaccaacaatatgggctaacacagcaaagaactattcaatcaacccaagttttaataaaaaccaataaaagttaatgcaagcccaaataaaaaatctaacataTTTAAGATATATATTTAGTAACTTTAAATTTATTGTAAAAATGAATTAGTTGtccaattaatcaaatttaaaaaataaacttgaattgttaatttaaataaaaaaaaatatataaaatatatgattaTTATACGAAAAATTATATGCTTAATGATCACGTTCAAGAGTAGATTATAATGATATCTTTCTTATGCTTAATGGAATAGTGATGTGattagaaataatttttgaagtttgagaaaataaagataaaaaagttgaatgacataaaaaaaaaaaaaaaaaaaaaaggtaaaaacaAAAGAGGGGTTGATGGAGGAACGAAAGGAGGACAAAgatagagaaaaaataaatagaccGTAGAAAATAaagattaaataatttaaacactgaaactatcattttttttttgtttaagctCACTACAATGGTTAttaaatatctttatatattaaaagtgcctatctaacggcatttcttggtttaacagaatatactttaaaaataaaagaatattctgttaaatttaacgataggtttgatctccagttaactttcaaaaatatataaataattaaacccaaaaaatgaaacaatctttttttaaacgtTTAAGCCAaataattaaatccaaaaaattaaacaatcttttttaaaatttaagaaaatcatcctagccacatatctctctaacataacAAACCGTATATCTCCAatgtttgatattttttttattagttaaacgttaacaaataaataaaaaattaacaaatattaatattgttacaCGATTAGCTTAACAGATTAGGCTtacacgatttttttttaaacccaaaaagttaaacaatcttttttttaaacgtttaaacccaatagttaaacccaaaaaattaaacaatctttttttaaattaaaaaaactacaCCAATACCCACCCTAAATTagaatcatcaatataaaatttaaactctatataaaaaaaatcgtttataacataaaatatttgaataacaatgtgtatattataggtttatatacacaattatgacattcttaacaattagttttataaaacatatcgtttataacataatttacaattagtcactaaattcttaaacaaaaacccctagaacttaaaataaaactaatatttacgtggctcgccacgtaatTCTCTTCTAGTATATGTATAAGAGGCAAATAAATACGTTATTAGATTAGGGATGATATTTTCGATATTAAGATAAAAAAATGGTGTGATATGTGTTGGATTAAAATTCTTAATATgggctcatatatatatatatatggaagaggtttcaatagttacatttttattgtaaccatcatggttacatttttttaagccattggattactattaaatggttgtgattaatttggaaattaaataaaaataaataataaataacttgtaacctgaaagtgacctaatcatttatttccttctaaaattttaattaagattaattatattttaaaattaaattaattataattattaattaattttttgcaatttattactatataaggatcttttagcaatttatttttttatacttaaattatttaaaattttatagcaaaactttttataatttaaaattatacacatataatttcataatttaaattttattatacttgtaatcttaattttaaattattacacttaattatttaatttttttatttaaatatttaaaaagtaaaaaatgaaataagttgaaggattttttagaaaaaaaaatggctacacttgttatcgattgattagcctgaggcctcatacttagttcatataattgtaagaaaataattaaatatcatttaaaaataattaattatttgaaaaattattataagataattttaatttgtgtcaaaagaagtttaatttttgtaaaaaaaaaataaattttattgtaaatattatacttaaatggcttaattattaaaataattcaagtaaggatttaaatataaatattaattgctaaaagaggtcttattaaaatatttaattaattattttaagaaaatagttaattataattaaataattctaaaaaaggaatgtctactatttaattaattattttaagaaaatagttaattataattaattaaatctaaaaaaggaaagtctacctattagtaacctgctgttacaggttaaagaaaaatgtaaccataaggttacaataaaaatgtaaccattgaaatatatatacatatatatatatatatattagtgtaTTGCTATTTGAAGTTTGGTCTAAAATaaagtgatcattttagtaattgtggGTCATTGGGTATTAGAGTGTCATGGGCTAAATGTGTAGATAACATAAGcgatatttctaatttattgaggaactaaattagaaatacttaaaattaataacctaTGAGGTTACAAATTGGTAGTGGTCGCCAAGAAACAAGAGCAAATTTCTATTCTCATCTTCCCCATaagagagaaaattagaaaacccTAAGTCTTGTTTACCCAAAATCATCACAAAGGTCATCTCTACAAGATGGATTAAGATTATCACTATCTATGGATTAAAGTACACTGCTATTTGGCTTCTTCTCTTTGAATCAAGAAAGGTATTCTATAGATTTATGTTTTTCATACttataataatatgtaatatgttTATTTATAGCATTAAATCatgatattatatatttaatgagtAATAAAGAATTTTTAACAATATGTAAAAATTCCTATTATTATTGTATGTATTTTACAatgaaactttttattttttttttatgaatggaTACAGAATACAGCATTTAATAAAGTCatgatttttcttttcaaaaaaaaaaaatgaagttatgatttttatttttttacttgtgAGGTGCCCCACTTATCTGCCTGCACGTGTCCTATTTGTAAACACATATTTTGCTcaagaaaaattaaaacattTTCCATAACAATGGGAGCAGAAGCAGATCATAGGAAAAAAGATGGAAACTACATACTTTGTTTGATTCTACCCTTTAAAAAGAGACATTCACAAATGTTTTACATGTTAAAAACTTTTGTGTCTGAACTGTGGTCtttggttttcttttttttttgaaaagaaaaatggtCTTTggttatcatttataatattacttgtagTTGTACATAAACTAGTTAGTAATACTAGAAGTTTCTTACAAATCTTTCATCAAACATATTCTAAAATATGAAACTAGTGGTCACATTCTCATCTTGAATGTTCCCCAAGATACTGCCACTTGACCCAGAGAGAAGTAAAATACTTCTAACAAACCATTTGTAGCCTCAAAAGCCCTGAAAAGAACAACATGGTGAAGTTAGGGGCCACGTCTCTCCAAACCCCACATGGCCCTTAGAGCTCCGAGAAAATCTTATCATAGACGTGGAGCCAAAAATGTCCATCACTTTCTTTCTACTCTTTTTCTATAAAAACCCTCTCAGCCCCATCAACTTAAATAACACAACTGAAAATTACAAAGCAtttctctttcttttacaaAGCTTTTAACTTTCTATAaacactactactactactattaaACTTTTGTTTAAAGTCTTAAGAGCAAAATGGCTACCATGCAGTCTGTTGTAGCTAGCTCAATTTCATTTGGTGCTTCCAACAACAGAGCAACTCTAGAGTCACCTAAGACCTTGTACAGGAATAACACTCATTTGCCCATGAGAGTTAGATGCATGGCccaggtatatatatttatatgttaagACGCAGCTatgtatacattatatataaatcttaacctgtttgtttttgtgtttttaaTGATTATAAGGATGGTGAAAAGGAACCCTTACAGCCAATTACAGAGTCAGCACCATCAACACAACCAAAGCCAGCAGCAGCACCTTCTCCTCCAAAGCCAAAGGTATAGCTAGTAATAATCAAGCATTATAAACACAAacacatatttatatttatctaACGGTGTAATTCATTGATTGACAGAAGATGAGTACAAGATTCACAGACGTGTTGGCATTCAGTGGGCCAGCACCAGAGAGAATTAACGGTAGACTCGCTATGGTTGGGTTCGTGGGGGCTATGGTAGTGGAGCTATCGAAGGGTCAGGATGTGTTTTCTCAGATAAGCAACGGTGGAGTGTCTTGGTTTGTGGGAACAAGCATAGTTCTGACACTGGCTTCATTGGTTCCCCTTTTCAAAGGGGTGAGTGTGGAGTCCAAGTCCGGTGGGGTTATGACTTCTGATGCTGAGCTCTTGAATGGAAGGGTTGCCATGTTGGGCTTGGTTGCCTTGGCTCTTACTGAATTCGTCAAGGGTGGAGCCATTGTCTAGTCTCTAAACTCTTTCacctttcattatttttttgtctagaaagaaaaatatgtaaAGTTTCATGTAATACATAAATACATCAAACATTTTTGTCTACAACATCAGTTTGTTGTTTTTCtgtatttgattttctaaggaaacaaccaaaatattCACTTTATTAGCTCTTGCTTTTATAAGACACCAGAACAAGAACAGCCGTACCTCTCAAACTACACTATAATGCAACTGACCATTCAAGCAGCCACGTCCACAAAAAACATTATCGACACcacatatctatatatatatatatagttaattagtaatttttccctccGAACTTTCACAAATACCAAATCATGTTCCTaactttttttgccgttaaTAATTCCcatgaactattgaaattgttagatttaaggacttttgtctaatttcattcaattatactgtttcagtgattgttaatatactaaatcatgctccccagactttgatatgtaccaaatcatgtccctcaaactttcatatgtactaaatcatgccccctaaactttcatccatgttagaaattttttactaaaattagacaaaagtccttaaatctaacaatcttaatagtttaggGAGAacttttaacggccaaaaaaattcaagtgacatgatttagtacatgtcaaagatcgagaggaaaaattactaattagcctatatatatttatatgtacttGTTTTTTAGTCTATTCCCTTTAATTTTACTCTATCCAACTCAGACTCAcgtaataaatattaagaataaaaatataactagaATAAGAATAacattctaataaataaaaacaaaaaaataaataaaagtttttTTCTTCCCGTTctattttatttcttaattCCAACCAAACATTATCAAAAAGTGTAATATAAACCTCATAAATTATTTGCACATAAACATTATGTAACAAACATTACACACAACGTTTTGTATAAATATGTGTACCAAACGCTTGGTGCGTATCTATAGATTTTACGAACTTAAAAGCTGCCAATATTTAACAACTAACTATATTCCAATACTAATTTGACGATTCCAAGCTGAAAATCAatctcatataaatatatatgccaacatatattctatatattatatgtaacaGAGTAGTATATTAAACTAATGAAACATGTATAACCCAACAGAATCATTTTGTAAATATATTATCAGCATACAAATAAATTGAGGTCTCGGCCAGATTTGACATGTGCATATATATGAATGAACTTTTGTTTGTATAAATTTGACATGACCAAACACGGAACAAATTAAGAGAGAGAGGTAAAATGATtgggaagaaaaagaagaacaaaatgaatttggattccttgtaaaTTCAcagactttttatttgaatttatattaattttttattgattttaataaaatatgggttgattagatagttatttattaagtttcaataattaattaatttagcaTTTGTGTGTgtaaaatctaattaattagaaaaaaagtaTAGACTTTTCTAATTAATTGAAGTTTTTAATAAGTGCATACTCAATCCAACTAGGATAAATCTTCTTTctaattctataaatatatgaataattttatggtaCATACCCTTATTTTATTCTCATAATATAggaacatttttttaatcattgaTGTGTATGACTTTTGAGTGTGCACATCAACTAATATAGACTTACATATAcccaataaaaatattaaatttttaaaatagtattgaGCCTAGGAAAAAATTCTTACACGTATAACCTATTATTTATAggtatcaaataatatattttaaaataatgctaaatcaattaatattaaacatattgtatctttctttttgtttgttatattttattttttttaattatataaatactaattaatatgtaattaattaactataacTAAACTAAGAGAAAAAAgtttattttccttttaaaatagaaataaatttataacATCATACtactaataaattttatatttaataatatgaataaaaactgagattaaaacaaaatacaactAATAAGATTAATGAAATAATACAACTATTTTAAATAACAGCTAACAATTAAGAGAATAgcattattatttcaaaataagataactatttttttaattcattcAATTTTTTACTTATGAAAttcttttaaataaattttttttcactaaattcatttaaaaaaattaattgaaaaaaataactatCACTATTGTTAaagctaaaataaaattctaaaatatGATCTGAAATAAACTATAAGAAC is a genomic window of Cannabis sativa cultivar Pink pepper isolate KNU-18-1 chromosome 9, ASM2916894v1, whole genome shotgun sequence containing:
- the LOC115722853 gene encoding early light-induced protein 1, chloroplastic isoform X1: MATMQSVVASSISFGASNNRATLESPKTLYRNNTHLPMRVRCMAQDGEKEPLQPITESAPSTQPKPAAAPSPPKPKKMSTRFTDVLAFSGPAPERINGRLAMVGFVGAMVVELSKGQDVFSQISNGGVSWFVGTSIVLTLASLVPLFKGVSVESKSGGVMTSDAELLNGRVAMLGLVALALTEFVKGGAIV
- the LOC115722853 gene encoding early light-induced protein 1, chloroplastic isoform X2: MATMQSVVASSISFGASNNRATLESPKTLYRNNTHLPMRVRCMAQDGEKEPLQPITESAPSTQPKPAAAPSPPKPKMSTRFTDVLAFSGPAPERINGRLAMVGFVGAMVVELSKGQDVFSQISNGGVSWFVGTSIVLTLASLVPLFKGVSVESKSGGVMTSDAELLNGRVAMLGLVALALTEFVKGGAIV